A part of Pseudomonas sp. HR96 genomic DNA contains:
- a CDS encoding response regulator transcription factor: MHILLCEDDDLIASGICAGLDAQGLTVDRVASAGAAQALLLAADFDVVILDLGLPDEDGLKWLRRVRQQGQSLPVLVLTARDTISDRVAGLEAGADDYLLKPFDLRELSARLHTLVRRAAGRAVNLIEHGPLRYDPSRRETWLAGQPVDLSRREQALLQALLHNRGRVLSSEQLKDSVYGFADEVESNALNVHIHHLRRKLGSRIVETVRGLGYRLGPAEAAS; encoded by the coding sequence ATGCATATATTGCTCTGCGAGGACGATGACCTGATTGCCAGCGGTATCTGCGCCGGCCTCGACGCCCAAGGCCTGACCGTGGACCGTGTGGCCAGCGCTGGGGCGGCCCAGGCCCTGCTGCTGGCGGCGGATTTCGACGTGGTCATCCTCGACCTCGGGCTGCCCGACGAGGACGGCCTGAAATGGCTCAGGCGCGTGCGCCAGCAGGGTCAGAGCCTGCCGGTGCTGGTGCTGACCGCGCGCGACACTATCAGCGACCGCGTGGCGGGGCTTGAGGCCGGCGCCGACGATTACCTGCTCAAGCCTTTCGACCTGCGCGAGCTCAGCGCCCGTCTGCACACCCTGGTGCGGCGAGCAGCCGGGCGTGCGGTCAACCTGATCGAGCACGGGCCGCTGCGCTACGATCCCAGCCGGCGCGAGACCTGGCTGGCCGGTCAGCCCGTCGACCTGTCGCGCCGCGAACAGGCGCTGTTGCAGGCCCTGCTGCACAATCGCGGCCGGGTGCTGTCCAGCGAGCAACTCAAGGACAGCGTCTACGGCTTCGCCGACGAGGTCGAAAGCAACGCCTTGAACGTCCATATTCATCACCTGCGGCGCAAACTGGGCAGTCGCATCGTCGAGACGGTCCGCGGCCTGGGCTATCGCCTGGGCCCGGCCGAGGCGGCGTCGTGA
- a CDS encoding sensor histidine kinase, producing MSLRLRLTLTLGSAFILIWALATAWMFRDLRSQMMVSLDQRLVASARMVAGLVDQLPQPLSSAGNGTRFSADQLSIPDGMACQVSSLRGEILARSHASAPQNIDDQRSGFHDQQIDGAPWRSFTLARGDVRITTADRQQEREALNRSVVLATSAPVLMALFGSLAVLWWGLGQGLAPLKRMREALTRRSPDSLEPLQLPDLPAELQPLLDTQNQLLLRTAQALERERRLTGDAAHELRSPLTAIKTHLQVARMTAGDAREQALEHAEQGTDRLHRTLEQLLMLARVEGSLSFDDGLHCTMQQVARLALEDAHHGSGQIEAYETPALPQVPLAVPASLAVAALRNLLENALRHGQSAAGRAVQLHLSVVGGRARFEVRDQGPGIAAHDLENLTRRFWRTGQGAGSGLGLAIVQAIVQRCGGALHFDSEQAGLRVTLELPMVGASH from the coding sequence GTGAGCCTGCGCCTGCGCTTGACCCTGACCTTGGGCAGTGCGTTCATCCTGATCTGGGCGCTGGCGACTGCCTGGATGTTTCGCGACCTGCGCAGCCAGATGATGGTCTCCCTGGACCAGCGCCTGGTCGCCTCGGCGCGCATGGTCGCCGGGTTGGTCGACCAGCTGCCGCAACCCTTGTCCAGCGCCGGCAACGGCACGCGGTTCAGCGCCGACCAGCTGAGCATTCCGGATGGCATGGCTTGCCAGGTCAGCTCGTTGCGCGGTGAAATCCTTGCGCGCAGCCATGCCAGCGCCCCGCAGAATATCGACGACCAGCGCAGCGGCTTTCACGATCAACAGATCGACGGCGCGCCCTGGCGCAGTTTCACCCTGGCCCGCGGCGATGTGCGCATCACCACTGCCGATCGCCAGCAAGAGCGCGAGGCCCTCAACCGCTCGGTGGTGCTGGCCACCTCGGCGCCGGTGCTGATGGCCCTGTTCGGCAGCCTTGCAGTGCTGTGGTGGGGGCTGGGGCAAGGCCTGGCTCCCCTCAAGCGCATGCGCGAAGCGCTGACCCGGCGCAGCCCCGATTCGCTCGAACCGCTGCAGTTGCCCGATTTGCCAGCCGAATTGCAGCCGTTGCTCGACACCCAGAACCAGCTGTTGCTGCGCACCGCCCAGGCCTTGGAGCGCGAACGCCGCCTGACTGGCGATGCCGCCCATGAGCTGCGCAGCCCGCTGACGGCCATCAAGACCCACCTGCAGGTGGCCCGCATGACCGCTGGCGATGCGCGCGAACAGGCTCTCGAACACGCCGAGCAGGGCACCGACCGCCTGCATCGTACCCTCGAGCAATTGCTGATGCTGGCGCGCGTCGAAGGCAGCCTGTCGTTCGACGACGGCCTGCACTGCACCATGCAGCAGGTCGCCCGTCTGGCCCTGGAGGACGCCCACCATGGCAGCGGGCAGATCGAAGCGTACGAGACCCCAGCCTTGCCTCAGGTGCCCCTCGCGGTTCCGGCCAGCCTGGCGGTCGCCGCCTTGCGCAACTTGCTGGAAAACGCCCTGCGCCACGGCCAGAGCGCGGCGGGCAGGGCGGTGCAGTTGCACCTGTCGGTGGTCGGCGGCCGGGCGCGGTTCGAGGTCCGCGACCAGGGCCCGGGCATCGCCGCGCACGATCTCGAAAACCTCACTCGGCGCTTCTGGCGCACCGGGCAGGGCGCCGGCTCCGGGTTGGGGCTGGCCATCGTCCAGGCGATCGTCCAGCGTTGCGGCGGGGCTCTGCATTTTGACAGCGAGCAGGCCGGGCTGCGGGTGACCCTCGAGCTGCCGATGGTGGGCGCGAGTCATTGA
- a CDS encoding GNAT family N-acetyltransferase, protein MTGCPAVSAHKTPGITLLDALGSDAMAISRLIDHSVRTGCAVDHRNDPQLLNTWLRSSSPARLLRLLDQGHIHARLALMHSRPVGVALAHADGEILHCYVLSEFSRRGVGTALMSELEEQLLERGCVTACLSSNLTGQGFYRHLGYREVGQPLRMGGLTLTPMEKSLVRPAMGEWVERLSHRLVGG, encoded by the coding sequence ATGACCGGCTGCCCCGCTGTATCTGCCCACAAGACTCCCGGCATTACCCTGCTTGACGCCCTTGGCAGCGACGCCATGGCAATCAGCCGCCTGATCGATCACAGCGTCCGCACCGGCTGCGCGGTCGACCACCGCAACGATCCCCAACTGCTCAACACCTGGCTGCGCAGCAGTTCACCCGCGCGCCTGTTGCGACTGCTCGATCAGGGCCACATCCACGCCCGCCTTGCACTGATGCACAGCCGACCGGTGGGCGTGGCCCTGGCCCACGCCGATGGCGAAATCCTGCATTGCTACGTGTTGTCGGAATTCAGTCGGCGCGGCGTAGGCACCGCGCTGATGAGCGAGCTCGAAGAGCAGCTGCTCGAGCGCGGCTGCGTCACAGCATGCCTGAGCAGCAACCTGACGGGCCAAGGGTTCTATCGGCACCTGGGCTACCGCGAGGTCGGCCAGCCGTTGCGCATGGGCGGCCTGACGCTGACGCCGATGGAAAAGAGCCTCGTGCGCCCGGCGATGGGTGAGTGGGTAGAGCGCTTGTCGCATCGGCTGGTGGGGGGGTGA